The following coding sequences lie in one Arachis stenosperma cultivar V10309 chromosome 5, arast.V10309.gnm1.PFL2, whole genome shotgun sequence genomic window:
- the LOC130979684 gene encoding glutathione hydrolase 3 isoform X1 yields MMDSSPFLGTDSFPSNNLRKCKILLTFLLTLVVALSFVGFAFRGSINFEVVPRFESSNEGALRNQADIVESEHGVVAADDARCSEIGASMLRQGGHAVDAAVATALCLGVVFTASSGIGGGAFMVVRSSSTSQAQAFDMRETAPSHASKNMYQNNPKAKSSGALAMGVPGEIAGLHAAWLKYGRLPWKTLFEPAIKLSKDGFLVSPTLEDYLADDSDKIFNDPGLKSIYAPNGVLLKEGELCSNVELGRTLEAVAEQGPQAFYNGTIGKKLVKDVREGGGILTMEDLRKYKVKITDAVTLNMMGYTIYGMPPPSSGTLGLALVLNIFNSYRDPEAAKGDLGLHRLIEALKHMYAVRMNLGDPDFVDISYTESEMLSPSFAQKIQRRIFDNTTFPSEYYLNRWSPLRDHGTSHFCIVDSDRNAVSMTTTVNSHFGAGVLSTSTGIVLNNEMDDFSIPTDISPDKLPPAPTNFIEPKKRPLSSMTPIIITKDDHLIGVIGASGGINIIPAVIQVFMNHFILGMEPLDAVQSPRIYHKLIPNVVRYENLTANDGDHIELLKSSRIFLQERGHQLSESGALAITQLIVQTTKSEDIKNLHKKNGILTGVSDPRKGGRPAAV; encoded by the exons ATGATGGATTCTTCCCCTTTCTTGGGAACCGATTCTTTCCCCAGTAACAATCTTAGAAAATGCAAGATTCTTCTCACCTTCCTTCTAACCCTTGTGGTCGCTCTCAGCT TTGTTGGGTTTGCATTTAGAGGCAGCATAAATTTTGAGGTTGTACCAAGGTTTGAAAGTTCTAATGAAGGTGCATTAAGAAATCAGGCAGACATTGTTGAATCAGAACATGGAGTTGTTGCAGCCGATGATGCGCGGTGTTCAGAGATTGGTGCTTCAATGCTTAGGCAGGGTGGCCATGCTGTTGATGCAGCAGTGGCAACAGCATTATGCCTTGGTGTTGTTTTCACAGCTTCAAGTGGCATTGGAGGCGGCGCTTTCATGGTTGTCCGGTCTTCTTCAACCTCTCAAGCCCAAGCTTTTGACATGAGAGAAACCGCTCCTTCACATGCTTCAAAG AACATGTATCAGAATAATCCTAAAGCTAAGAGCTCAGGTGCCTTAGCAATGGGAGTTCCTGGCGAGATAGCTGGCCTTCACGCGGCATGGTTAAAGTACGGACGATTGCCATGGAAGACCTTATTCGAACCGGCTATAAAACTCTCTAAAGATGGTTTTCTGGTATCTCCAACTCTTGAAGATTACCTTGCTGATGATTCAGATAAAATATTCAATGATCCTGGTTTAAAAAGCATATATGCACCTAATGGAGTTTTGTTAAAAGAAGGGGAATTGTGTTCTAATGTGGAACTTGGCCGCACCTTAGAGGCAGTCGCAGAACAAGGGCCACAAGCATTCTACAATGGGACTATTGGTAAGAAGTTAGTGAAGGATGTAAGAGAAGGTGGTGGAAttttaacaatggaggatttaAGAAAATATAAGGTGAAAATAACAGATGCAGTAACTTTGAATATGATGGGATACACAATATATGGAATGCCACCTCCTTCAAGTGGAACACTAGGCCTAGCTTTG GTTCTAAACATCTTCAACAGTTATAGAGATCCTGAAGCTGCAAAGGGCGATCTAGGCCTTCATCGATTAATAGAAGCGTTGAAACACATGTATGCTGTCCGAATGAACTTGGGCGATCCGGACTTTGTAGACATCAGTTACACTGAATCTGAAATGCTTTCCCCATCCTTTGCACAAAAAATTCAGCGCAGGATATTTGACAACACTACTTTCCCCTCAGAGTACTACTTGAACAG GTGGAGTCCACTTAGAGATCATGGTACAAGCCATTTCTGCATTGTGGATTCTGATAGAAATGCTGTATCAATGACAACAACAGTGAACTCTCATTTTGGAGCTGGAGTTCTTTCTACTTCTACTGGCATTGTGCTCAACAATGAGATGGATGACTTCTCTATACCAACTGATATATCCCCTGATAAACTTCCCCCAGCTCCAACAAATTTTATTGAACCTAAGAAAAGACCTCTGTCTTCCATGACTCCTATTATCATCACAAAG GATGATCATTTGATTGGGGTAATTGGAGCCAGTGGTGGAATTAACATTATTCCAGCAGTGATTCAAGTGTTCATGAATCACTTCATATTGGGAATGGAACCTTTGGATGCAGTTCAAAGTCCAAGGATCTATCACAAG CTAATACCAAATGTAGTTAGGTATGAGAACTTGACTGCTAATGATGGTGATCACATTGAGCTTTTAAAATCAAGTAGGATTTTCCTACAAGAGAGAGGCCATCAATTGAGTGAATCTGGAGCACTAGCTATTACTCAGCTTATTGTTCAAACTACTAAGAGTGAAGACATAAAAAATCTACATAAAAAGAATGGCATTCTAACAGGTGTTAGTGACCCCAGAAAGGGTGGACGTCCTGCAGCTGtttaa
- the LOC130979684 gene encoding glutathione hydrolase 3 isoform X2, with translation MSTKQNMYQNNPKAKSSGALAMGVPGEIAGLHAAWLKYGRLPWKTLFEPAIKLSKDGFLVSPTLEDYLADDSDKIFNDPGLKSIYAPNGVLLKEGELCSNVELGRTLEAVAEQGPQAFYNGTIGKKLVKDVREGGGILTMEDLRKYKVKITDAVTLNMMGYTIYGMPPPSSGTLGLALVLNIFNSYRDPEAAKGDLGLHRLIEALKHMYAVRMNLGDPDFVDISYTESEMLSPSFAQKIQRRIFDNTTFPSEYYLNRWSPLRDHGTSHFCIVDSDRNAVSMTTTVNSHFGAGVLSTSTGIVLNNEMDDFSIPTDISPDKLPPAPTNFIEPKKRPLSSMTPIIITKDDHLIGVIGASGGINIIPAVIQVFMNHFILGMEPLDAVQSPRIYHKLIPNVVRYENLTANDGDHIELLKSSRIFLQERGHQLSESGALAITQLIVQTTKSEDIKNLHKKNGILTGVSDPRKGGRPAAV, from the exons ATGTCAACAAAACAGAACATGTATCAGAATAATCCTAAAGCTAAGAGCTCAGGTGCCTTAGCAATGGGAGTTCCTGGCGAGATAGCTGGCCTTCACGCGGCATGGTTAAAGTACGGACGATTGCCATGGAAGACCTTATTCGAACCGGCTATAAAACTCTCTAAAGATGGTTTTCTGGTATCTCCAACTCTTGAAGATTACCTTGCTGATGATTCAGATAAAATATTCAATGATCCTGGTTTAAAAAGCATATATGCACCTAATGGAGTTTTGTTAAAAGAAGGGGAATTGTGTTCTAATGTGGAACTTGGCCGCACCTTAGAGGCAGTCGCAGAACAAGGGCCACAAGCATTCTACAATGGGACTATTGGTAAGAAGTTAGTGAAGGATGTAAGAGAAGGTGGTGGAAttttaacaatggaggatttaAGAAAATATAAGGTGAAAATAACAGATGCAGTAACTTTGAATATGATGGGATACACAATATATGGAATGCCACCTCCTTCAAGTGGAACACTAGGCCTAGCTTTG GTTCTAAACATCTTCAACAGTTATAGAGATCCTGAAGCTGCAAAGGGCGATCTAGGCCTTCATCGATTAATAGAAGCGTTGAAACACATGTATGCTGTCCGAATGAACTTGGGCGATCCGGACTTTGTAGACATCAGTTACACTGAATCTGAAATGCTTTCCCCATCCTTTGCACAAAAAATTCAGCGCAGGATATTTGACAACACTACTTTCCCCTCAGAGTACTACTTGAACAG GTGGAGTCCACTTAGAGATCATGGTACAAGCCATTTCTGCATTGTGGATTCTGATAGAAATGCTGTATCAATGACAACAACAGTGAACTCTCATTTTGGAGCTGGAGTTCTTTCTACTTCTACTGGCATTGTGCTCAACAATGAGATGGATGACTTCTCTATACCAACTGATATATCCCCTGATAAACTTCCCCCAGCTCCAACAAATTTTATTGAACCTAAGAAAAGACCTCTGTCTTCCATGACTCCTATTATCATCACAAAG GATGATCATTTGATTGGGGTAATTGGAGCCAGTGGTGGAATTAACATTATTCCAGCAGTGATTCAAGTGTTCATGAATCACTTCATATTGGGAATGGAACCTTTGGATGCAGTTCAAAGTCCAAGGATCTATCACAAG CTAATACCAAATGTAGTTAGGTATGAGAACTTGACTGCTAATGATGGTGATCACATTGAGCTTTTAAAATCAAGTAGGATTTTCCTACAAGAGAGAGGCCATCAATTGAGTGAATCTGGAGCACTAGCTATTACTCAGCTTATTGTTCAAACTACTAAGAGTGAAGACATAAAAAATCTACATAAAAAGAATGGCATTCTAACAGGTGTTAGTGACCCCAGAAAGGGTGGACGTCCTGCAGCTGtttaa
- the LOC130979686 gene encoding AP-4 complex subunit sigma, translating to MGIRFVLMVNKQGQTRLAQYYEYLTLEERRALEGEIVRKCLARNEHQCSFVEHRNYKIVYRRYASLFFLVGVDDDENELAILEFIHLLVETMDRHFGNVCELDIMFHLEKAHFMLEEMVMNGCLVETSKSNILTPIQLMDKAS from the exons ATGGGGATCCGATTCGTGCTGATGGTGAACAAACAAGGGCAAACGCGACTTGCCCAATACTACGAATACCTCACTCTCGAAGAAAGACGAGCCCTTGAAGGTGAAATCGTTCGCAAATGCCTCGCTCGTAACGAACACCAG TGTTCATTTGTTGAGCACCGCAACTACAAAATTGTATATAGGCGCTATGCATCTTTGTTTTTCTTAGTTGGAGTTGATGACGATGAG AACGAGCTTGCTATTTTGGAATTCATACATCTATTAGTTGAAACCATGGACCGTCATTTCGGCAATGTG TGTGAACTAGATATCATGTTCCATTTAGAAAAAGCGCATTTTATGTTGGAGGAAATGGTCATGAATGGTTGCCTTGTGGAGACAAGCAAATCAAATATTCTGACTCCAATTCAGCTGATGGACAAAGCATCTTGa
- the LOC130979869 gene encoding ATP-dependent 6-phosphofructokinase 3-like, translated as MGSVTVSNKKSQTTSLNNYNNLATAPVANKTESVTTNNNCNGWIGGEGASAMTSAPNPKPKIVYGTAGYILEDVPHFTDYISDLPTYPNPLQDNPAYSVVKQYFVHVDDSVPQKVVVHKDSERGVHFRRAGPRQKVYFESDEVKAAIVTCGGLCPGLNTVIRELVCGLHHMYGVKSVLGIEGGYRGFYARNTINLTPKSVNDIHKRGGTVLGTSRGGHDTNKIVDSIQDRGINQVYIIGGDGTQRGAAAIFEEVRRRGLKVAVVGIPKTIDNDIPVIDKSFGFDTAVEEAQRAINAAHVEAESVENGIGVVKLMGRYSGFIAMYATLASRDVDCCLIPESPFYLEGPGGLFEYIEKRLKENGHMVIVIAEGAGQELMSEKMQTMNKQDASGNKLLQDVGLWIYQEIKDHFAREKTMAITLKYIDPTYMIRAIPSNASDNVYCTLLAQSAVHGAMAGYTGYTSGLVNGRQTYIPFYRINENRNHVVITDRMWARLLSSTNQPSFLGDKCHNEDNVEEEPLNQLPNGYLSDDTLKVNITCCKGGWQTRGRKGNKKRKKGYDE; from the exons ATGGGTTCAGTTACCGTTAGTAACAAAAAGTCTCAAACAACTTCCCTCAACAACTATAACAACCTCGCAACCGCTCCCGTCGCGAACAAAACAGAATCTGTTACGACCAATAATAACTGTAACGGGTGGATCGGTGGCGAGGGAGCATCAGCGATGACGTCAGCTCCCAATCCCAAGCCTAAGATAGTTTACGGCACCGCAGGTTACATCCTCGAAGACGTTCCGCATTTCACTGATTATATTTCTGATCTTCCA ACATACCCGAATCCTTTGCAAGACAACCCTGCTTACTCTGTAGTTAA GCAATATTTCGTGCATGTCGATGACAGTGTTCCGCAGAAG GTTGTTGTTCACAAAGATAGTGAACGAGGAGTGCATTTTAGGCGTGCCGGACCTAGGCAAAAG GTGTATTTCGAGTCGGATGAAGTCAAGGCCGCTATTGTCACTTGCGGGGGACTATGCCCTGGTCTCAACACTGTCATTAGAGAGCTAGTGTGTGGCTTACACCATATGTATGGTGTGAAGAGTGTACTTGGAATTGAA GGAGGATACAGGGGTTTCTATGCTCGCAATACAATTAATTTAACTCCTAAAAGTGTTAATGATATACACAAGCGTGGTGGAACTGTTCTTGGTACATCCCGTGGCGGACATGATACCAATAAGATAGTTGACAGTATACAAGATCGTGGAATCAATCAG GTTTACATTATTGGAGGAGATGGAACTCAGAGGGGTGCAGCTGCAATTTTTGAG GAAGTTAGAAGGCGTGGTCTCAAAGTTGCAGTTGTAGGAATCCCCAAGACTATAGATAATGATATCCCG GTTATTGACAAGTCCTTTGGCTTCGACACTGCTGTTGAGGAGGCTCAACGAGCTATAAATGCAGCACATGTTGAAGCTGAGAGTGTTGAGAACGGTATAGGGGTTGTCAAGCTGATGGGTCGCTATAGTG GATTTATCGCAATGTATGCTACTCTTGCGAGTCGAGATGTTGACTGCTGCTTGATTCCAGAGTCACCATTCTACCTTGAGGGTCCTGGTGGACTTTTTGAATATATAGAGAAACGACTTAAAGAAAATGGGCACATGGTTATTGTTATTGCCGAAGGTGCAGGACAGGAACTTATGTCTGAGAAAATGCAAACCATGAACAAACAGGATGCTTCAGGAAACAAGCTTCTTCAAGATGTTGGGTTGTGGATATACCAAGAGATTAAG GATCATTTTGCAAGAGAGAAGACGATGGCCATAACTCTCAAATATATAG ATCCAACTTACATGATTCGAGCCATTCCAAGCAATGCTTCTGATAATGTGTACTGCACACTTCTCGCTCAAAGTGCTGTTCATGGAGCAATGGCAGGTTACACTGGCTATACAAGTGGACTTGTCAATGGAAGACAAACTTATATACCCTTCTAT AGAATCAATGAGAACCGGAATCATGTAGTGATAACTGATAGAATGTGGGCTAGGCTGTTATCTTCGACGAATCAACCCAGCTTTTTGGGCGACAAGTGTCACAACGAAGACAACGTTGAAGAAGAACCATTAAACCAGTTGCCAAATGGATATCTTTCAGATGATACCTTGAAG GTGAACATCACATGCTGCAAAGGTGGTTGGCAAACTCGTGGAAGAAAGgggaacaagaaaagaaaaaagggtTATGATGAATAG